A window from Leptospira meyeri encodes these proteins:
- a CDS encoding ABC transporter ATP-binding protein — protein sequence MLLRVHNLTKRFGKEEAVSSVSFDVNQGDYVAIIGPSGSGKTTLLSMLTGMLSPTEGDILYDQIKLSQISKQELAEIRARDLGLVFQFSELVGNLTIRENILLPALFTRKFSNDDYIRKCDYLIEHLKLGDIQNSLPRTLSGGQIQKAAIARSLINDPAILFADEPSGDLDPENSYLVQLLLNEYNKRNHSIILVTHDMKLAFDAQTVYEMKQGKFDQVIKGE from the coding sequence ATGTTACTCCGTGTTCACAATTTGACCAAACGATTTGGCAAAGAAGAAGCAGTCAGTTCCGTAAGTTTCGATGTGAACCAAGGTGACTATGTTGCCATCATTGGACCATCCGGTTCGGGAAAAACCACTTTGCTCTCAATGCTCACCGGGATGCTTTCTCCTACAGAAGGTGATATCCTTTATGACCAAATCAAACTTTCACAAATTTCCAAACAAGAACTGGCGGAAATCCGTGCTCGTGACCTAGGACTCGTATTTCAATTTTCCGAACTTGTGGGAAACCTTACGATCAGGGAAAACATACTTTTGCCAGCTTTATTTACCCGTAAGTTTTCAAATGATGATTATATTCGTAAATGCGATTATTTGATCGAACATTTAAAGTTAGGTGATATTCAAAATTCCCTTCCACGTACTTTATCGGGAGGACAAATCCAGAAAGCAGCCATTGCTCGGTCGCTCATCAACGATCCAGCCATCCTTTTTGCCGACGAACCTTCGGGAGATTTGGATCCAGAAAATAGTTACTTAGTCCAACTCCTTTTAAATGAATACAACAAACGAAATCATTCCATTATCCTTGTCACACATGATATGAAACTTGCCTTCGATGCCCAAACTGTTTACGAAATGAAACAGGGAAAATTCGACCAAGTTATAAAGGGAGAATGA
- a CDS encoding ROK family protein, with the protein MRNAVGVDIGGGSIKVSLFDETGKELKTRVSPTPEHLDNHSFLEILKETIRPLVSNAIGIGVGSPGPLNNEQGIMISSANMQGLKNLPIKEELKKEFSLPVWYENDANCAALGEAYFGIYKDTESQLIITLGTGVGGGFVDKGILYSGYLGNGIEIGHTTSVIGGALCGCGVSGCVESYFSTRGFLNRYTEKTKSQLENAETFFRLVREKNPIAEEILHFGTLALAHAVRGAIHLLNPEAVVFVGGITKSYDLFGKILESEIRSNIFPVLNDRLKIGSGGSLSGALGAASLVFSKEKV; encoded by the coding sequence TTGCGAAATGCCGTCGGAGTGGATATCGGTGGAGGGAGCATCAAAGTTAGCCTCTTCGATGAAACGGGAAAGGAACTTAAGACCCGTGTTTCCCCCACACCGGAACACTTGGATAATCATAGTTTTTTAGAAATTTTAAAAGAAACCATTCGTCCACTTGTCTCAAATGCGATTGGGATTGGTGTTGGTTCTCCGGGTCCCTTAAATAATGAACAAGGGATTATGATATCCAGTGCCAATATGCAAGGTTTAAAAAACTTACCAATAAAAGAGGAACTCAAAAAAGAATTTTCCCTGCCGGTTTGGTATGAAAATGATGCGAACTGTGCAGCACTTGGCGAGGCTTACTTTGGTATTTACAAAGATACAGAATCACAACTCATCATTACTCTCGGAACCGGAGTTGGCGGTGGTTTTGTGGACAAAGGAATTCTTTATTCCGGTTATCTTGGAAATGGAATTGAAATAGGCCATACGACATCTGTCATTGGTGGTGCTCTTTGTGGTTGCGGAGTATCTGGATGTGTAGAAAGTTATTTTTCTACTCGCGGGTTCTTAAATCGTTACACGGAAAAAACCAAAAGCCAATTGGAAAATGCAGAAACATTTTTTAGGCTGGTCCGAGAAAAAAATCCAATTGCCGAGGAGATTTTACATTTTGGAACATTGGCACTGGCCCATGCAGTTCGTGGGGCCATTCATTTGTTGAATCCTGAAGCAGTGGTCTTTGTGGGTGGAATCACAAAATCCTATGATTTATTTGGTAAAATTTTGGAATCCGAAATCAGATCCAATATCTTTCCCGTGCTAAACGATCGACTCAAAATTGGTTCCGGTGGAAGTTTATCCGGTGCATTAGGTGCAGCTTCGTTAGTGTTTTCTAAGGAGAAAGTATAG
- a CDS encoding histidine triad nucleotide-binding protein encodes MENCLFCKIVSGEIPAKKEYESENILVFHDITPQAPFHVLIIPKVHISSMNQIEDLDPLITREIFLTIPKLAKQNGISEKGYRLVNNCGDFGGQTVHHIHFHMLGGRHMQWPPG; translated from the coding sequence ATGGAAAATTGTCTTTTTTGTAAAATTGTTAGTGGAGAAATCCCAGCCAAAAAAGAATATGAATCGGAAAACATTTTAGTTTTTCACGATATCACTCCGCAAGCCCCCTTCCATGTCCTAATCATCCCCAAAGTTCATATTTCCAGTATGAACCAAATTGAAGATTTGGATCCACTAATCACAAGAGAAATATTTCTAACTATCCCCAAACTAGCCAAACAAAATGGAATTTCAGAAAAGGGATATCGTTTAGTAAACAACTGTGGTGATTTTGGCGGACAGACCGTTCACCATATCCACTTCCATATGTTAGGTGGTCGTCATATGCAATGGCCACCGGGTTAA
- a CDS encoding lysylphosphatidylglycerol synthase transmembrane domain-containing protein, with product MRKLLFGILVSGIAVYFLSKNFDLAEFERLEGKINWWIFPLLFLSNLWAFVPFSIRWYYLLEKKISFAKAFTTAIIGVGLNMVLPARGGDLVRLIMNKRDTELPLTHLFSRIFLEKVMDLGSVVVIGAAALFYMGLGQSKNLSLLLISALVIFGMIVGLTVVRYFLDPLRVFIKKIFGFVGKHGLYEEKLDHHLVEFSSFLQGDKLLKPVLYSIPTWVLGYAVSYLLAGLLIGMPLSFPEALLFMFLGGMGVAIPSAPSGIGVFHAAIISGFIILGRDPGEGLVYATVVHLTQFIITTSLALVAYLYWRWTHKKIQN from the coding sequence ATGAGAAAATTATTATTTGGAATTTTAGTTTCAGGCATTGCAGTCTATTTTCTATCCAAGAACTTTGACCTTGCTGAATTTGAGCGTTTAGAAGGGAAAATCAACTGGTGGATTTTTCCTTTGCTTTTTTTATCCAATCTTTGGGCCTTTGTTCCCTTTTCAATTCGATGGTATTATCTTTTAGAAAAAAAGATAAGTTTTGCCAAAGCATTTACAACAGCCATCATCGGTGTGGGTCTTAATATGGTCCTTCCTGCAAGAGGTGGAGATCTTGTTCGTCTCATTATGAACAAACGTGATACAGAACTTCCACTTACCCATCTTTTCAGTCGTATCTTTTTAGAAAAAGTGATGGATCTTGGTTCGGTCGTTGTGATAGGTGCAGCTGCCCTATTTTATATGGGACTTGGCCAATCCAAAAACCTAAGTCTTCTTTTGATTTCTGCACTTGTTATTTTTGGAATGATTGTTGGACTAACAGTTGTTCGTTATTTTTTAGATCCACTTCGTGTTTTTATCAAAAAAATATTTGGATTTGTAGGTAAACACGGGCTATATGAAGAAAAACTTGATCATCATTTAGTTGAATTTTCCTCCTTTTTACAAGGAGATAAATTATTAAAACCGGTGCTCTACTCAATTCCCACTTGGGTATTGGGTTATGCCGTCTCCTATTTACTTGCTGGTTTACTGATTGGTATGCCTCTCAGTTTCCCGGAAGCCTTACTCTTTATGTTTTTAGGAGGAATGGGTGTAGCCATTCCTTCGGCTCCGTCAGGAATCGGAGTATTTCATGCAGCTATTATATCGGGATTTATTATTTTAGGAAGAGATCCGGGAGAAGGACTTGTGTATGCTACAGTTGTTCACCTAACACAATTTATCATCACAACAAGTCTAGCTCTTGTTGCATATTTGTATTGGAGATGGACTCACAAAAAAATCCAAAACTAA
- a CDS encoding VOC family protein produces the protein MSRPFKVLGIQQVAIGGESKEKLSKFWVDVMGLTKVSDYKSEKENVDEDILSMGNGPFKVEIDLMQPIDPNKSPKVHDPKLNHIGLWIDKLEECVDYLTKQGVRFTPGGIRKGAAGYNVCFIHPKGNEEFPLCSEGVLVELVQAPEDVIKALG, from the coding sequence ATGTCCCGTCCCTTCAAAGTATTAGGAATCCAACAAGTCGCTATTGGCGGTGAGTCAAAAGAAAAATTATCCAAGTTTTGGGTTGATGTGATGGGACTTACAAAAGTGTCTGATTATAAAAGTGAAAAAGAAAATGTTGATGAAGATATTTTGTCCATGGGAAATGGACCTTTCAAAGTTGAGATCGACTTGATGCAACCTATTGATCCAAACAAAAGCCCGAAAGTTCACGATCCAAAACTCAATCATATAGGGCTTTGGATTGATAAATTGGAAGAATGTGTCGATTATTTGACGAAACAAGGAGTTCGATTCACTCCTGGTGGGATTCGGAAAGGGGCTGCTGGTTATAATGTTTGTTTCATTCATCCAAAGGGGAATGAAGAATTTCCTCTTTGTAGCGAAGGCGTACTTGTGGAACTTGTTCAAGCTCCAGAAGATGTGATCAAGGCATTAGGCTAA
- a CDS encoding YkvA family protein, with translation MKENEKIEFIKTNFWKKIKETGKKIPFVKDVIAMYYCLLDENTSLTAKASIAFALLYFISPIDAIPDVILALGYTDDAGVVASTLLLIKSQLKPEHYAKANESLSD, from the coding sequence ATGAAAGAAAACGAAAAAATAGAATTTATCAAAACGAACTTCTGGAAAAAAATAAAAGAGACAGGAAAAAAAATACCTTTCGTGAAAGACGTCATCGCCATGTATTATTGTTTATTGGATGAAAATACATCGCTAACAGCAAAAGCCTCCATCGCATTCGCTTTGTTATATTTTATTTCTCCGATCGATGCGATCCCTGATGTGATTCTAGCCTTAGGATACACTGATGATGCGGGGGTGGTCGCAAGCACTCTTCTCTTAATTAAATCCCAACTAAAACCAGAACATTACGCAAAGGCAAATGAGTCTTTATCAGACTAA
- a CDS encoding efflux RND transporter permease subunit — protein sequence MQNIAKFITDKTLIIQFILVLFVLIGLSRLLSMHREAFPNVALDKIVVEAPLPGATPEEIERLVAIPIEKKLRAVAKIDKIRSYNLENVSVIMIFIVEGTKNTKKVLDDVKDAVDSVRLPDNAQKPKVREITTEKQEVISLALSLKDESKDSTSDYRKLRDTAKAFEDRFFQIKEIAEIEKIGYRNREFLVEVNPKALNAKEVGLNTVLNALGSRNINIPSGRLKVNGTEYLLRTRGDFEEAKDMLSVPMLGNEFGFATVLKDVAKVFDGFEEEKTYEKLNGKNSIILRVWKTDQADIITTADTVKTLVSSMEGNFPEIETKIYDDKSRDVRRQLGDLILNFETGLVLVLLSLIFILGMRLSIMISVAIIFIFLIAFIFLKQFGFTINTITIFGMVMVLGMMVDNSIVVAENTYRLMQEGLERRDAILQTFKDVLVPLLVSFLVISAAFFPLLFMSGVIGKFILGIPAVVLVTLASSLLFALVFLPNWLNQFLPKNFKGQIKKNESIEEKEGIFGYVISGYKRTMTFALKHRVFVLSIFTFIFFFTLFLAGRFLPFVMFPSGSEEDIEIKIWMPIGTTLQKNLETIEKIEPVVTKMAGKDFVHLRSRIGIHENPITDPKPGQEVHRSHLTMKLVTAADRKEWEDARVLVKKIREYIQENKVSGYFPKDMIYDVNAKIKGPPVGKPVSLEIRGADFAVIQEIADLYIKELKQMDGVSDIRIDLELGKEEYRFFVKDEIAGRTDVSARDIARSVRTAFNGEVASTISKGEDKINILVRFPEAERQSVASLNLVKVENRNRRLIPLNQVAYFEKDRDYSMINRQDLQRVVRLEASVDTDKTTSLFVNRQLKNLVNVDKYSKDSYSVIFGGEQEDAGKSFRDLGISMLLAVAVIFGIFIVYFNSIGTTTVIIGSIPFGIVGVLFALMTHGMPLSFMSTLAIVALSGSIVANTLILITFIEELRLQGMSIEDAIINGGAIRLRPIFLTTISTVIGLVPSAYGIPTLDPFVQPLSLAFGWGLFFATGVTLVFVPVLYRIKEDFKHIFSKVSFSRFLGKR from the coding sequence ATGCAAAACATTGCTAAATTCATTACCGATAAAACACTTATCATTCAATTTATATTAGTCCTTTTCGTTTTGATTGGACTTTCACGTTTACTCTCTATGCACAGGGAAGCATTTCCGAACGTGGCACTAGACAAAATCGTTGTGGAGGCACCTCTTCCTGGTGCCACCCCAGAAGAAATTGAACGTTTAGTAGCAATTCCTATTGAAAAAAAATTACGCGCTGTAGCCAAGATAGATAAAATTAGAAGTTATAACTTGGAAAACGTAAGTGTGATAATGATCTTCATTGTAGAGGGAACAAAAAATACTAAAAAAGTTTTAGATGATGTTAAGGATGCTGTTGATTCAGTTCGATTGCCAGATAACGCACAAAAGCCAAAGGTGCGAGAAATTACTACAGAAAAACAAGAAGTTATCAGTTTAGCTCTTTCATTAAAAGATGAATCCAAAGATTCTACTTCCGATTATCGCAAGTTACGTGACACTGCTAAAGCTTTCGAGGATCGTTTTTTTCAAATTAAGGAAATTGCAGAGATAGAAAAGATTGGATACAGGAATCGCGAATTTCTTGTTGAAGTGAATCCCAAAGCTCTCAACGCAAAAGAGGTTGGATTAAATACCGTTTTAAATGCTTTGGGTTCACGAAACATCAATATCCCTTCTGGCAGATTGAAAGTAAATGGAACCGAATACCTTCTTCGAACTCGTGGTGATTTTGAAGAAGCAAAAGATATGCTTTCTGTGCCCATGTTAGGAAATGAATTTGGGTTTGCTACCGTTCTAAAAGATGTAGCAAAAGTTTTTGATGGATTTGAAGAAGAAAAAACCTATGAAAAGTTAAATGGTAAAAATAGTATTATTCTTCGTGTATGGAAAACTGACCAAGCAGATATCATTACAACTGCCGATACTGTAAAAACATTAGTATCATCTATGGAAGGAAACTTTCCTGAAATTGAAACAAAAATCTATGATGACAAAAGTAGGGACGTTCGTCGACAACTCGGAGATTTGATTTTAAATTTTGAGACAGGCTTAGTCCTAGTATTGTTATCGCTAATCTTTATTTTAGGTATGCGCTTAAGTATAATGATTAGCGTTGCAATTATATTTATTTTTCTCATTGCCTTTATCTTTTTGAAACAATTTGGTTTTACAATCAATACAATTACTATTTTCGGAATGGTTATGGTACTTGGTATGATGGTGGATAACTCAATAGTTGTCGCAGAAAATACATATCGATTGATGCAAGAAGGATTGGAAAGAAGGGATGCCATTTTACAAACCTTTAAAGATGTGTTAGTTCCACTTCTGGTTTCCTTTCTTGTGATTTCTGCTGCATTTTTCCCATTACTCTTTATGAGCGGTGTGATAGGGAAATTTATTTTAGGAATTCCTGCTGTTGTGCTTGTTACACTCGCAAGTTCACTTCTTTTTGCTCTTGTATTTTTACCAAACTGGTTGAATCAATTTTTGCCAAAAAACTTTAAAGGCCAAATTAAAAAGAATGAATCCATTGAAGAAAAGGAAGGTATCTTTGGTTATGTGATTTCCGGATATAAACGAACGATGACCTTCGCATTAAAACATAGGGTTTTTGTTTTATCCATATTTACATTTATCTTTTTCTTCACATTGTTTCTTGCGGGAAGGTTTTTACCTTTTGTTATGTTTCCTTCTGGAAGTGAAGAGGACATCGAAATTAAAATTTGGATGCCAATTGGTACAACTCTTCAAAAAAATCTAGAAACTATCGAAAAGATTGAACCTGTTGTTACAAAAATGGCCGGAAAAGATTTTGTTCATTTGCGGAGTCGAATTGGAATTCATGAAAATCCAATTACAGATCCGAAACCTGGTCAAGAAGTGCACCGATCTCACCTAACAATGAAACTTGTGACTGCTGCTGATAGAAAGGAATGGGAAGATGCAAGAGTCCTTGTTAAAAAAATTCGTGAATACATTCAGGAAAATAAGGTATCTGGATATTTTCCAAAGGATATGATTTACGATGTAAATGCAAAGATCAAAGGGCCTCCTGTTGGTAAACCAGTAAGTTTGGAAATCCGGGGAGCTGACTTTGCTGTCATTCAAGAGATTGCAGATTTATATATTAAAGAACTGAAACAAATGGATGGTGTTTCTGACATTCGAATCGATTTAGAATTAGGAAAGGAAGAGTATCGGTTTTTTGTAAAGGATGAAATTGCAGGCAGAACTGATGTAAGTGCAAGAGATATTGCAAGATCTGTTCGTACTGCGTTTAACGGTGAAGTTGCCTCTACGATTAGTAAAGGTGAAGATAAAATTAACATCCTTGTTCGTTTTCCAGAAGCAGAAAGACAATCGGTTGCGAGTTTGAATTTGGTGAAGGTTGAAAATAGGAACCGAAGACTAATTCCTTTGAATCAGGTTGCCTATTTTGAAAAAGACCGTGATTACTCCATGATCAATAGGCAAGACCTTCAACGCGTAGTGCGACTCGAAGCTTCGGTTGATACAGATAAAACAACCTCCTTGTTTGTCAACAGGCAACTTAAGAATTTAGTGAATGTTGATAAATATTCAAAAGATAGTTATTCCGTCATCTTTGGCGGTGAACAGGAAGATGCAGGTAAGTCTTTCCGAGATTTGGGTATTTCGATGTTACTTGCCGTTGCAGTCATTTTTGGAATCTTCATTGTCTATTTTAATTCCATAGGTACAACAACCGTCATCATTGGATCCATACCTTTTGGAATCGTTGGTGTTCTTTTTGCACTTATGACACATGGTATGCCCTTAAGTTTTATGAGTACTTTAGCAATAGTAGCTCTCAGTGGGTCAATTGTCGCCAATACTCTGATCCTTATTACCTTTATCGAAGAACTCCGTTTGCAAGGTATGTCGATTGAGGACGCTATTATCAACGGTGGTGCTATTCGTTTGCGACCTATCTTTTTAACAACGATTAGTACTGTGATTGGGCTTGTGCCAAGTGCTTACGGGATTCCTACTTTGGACCCCTTTGTGCAGCCCCTTTCACTTGCCTTCGGTTGGGGATTATTTTTTGCAACAGGGGTGACATTGGTTTTTGTTCCTGTTTTATACCGTATCAAAGAGGATTTTAAACATATCTTTTCCAAGGTATCTTTTTCCCGGTTTTTGGGAAAACGTTAG
- a CDS encoding PAS domain S-box protein, whose product MNPITFIASKQELCELVLKNGLHGFLVWDNSTGIVYPSPVASKSMGMEEGQPFPAECILTHSGFRLDTILGKKESVIGRICFDPNNSAGFPFRIYPKEFTESGKKYILLVLDTTLEGANNPNPYILQSAELSRDLFSSSFRNSSIGMKIENPHGELIEVNPIFCQWLGYPADELKTKSISEITHPEDLELELSYLEKLNRGSIQSFQIKKRYITKDKRLIWAVLNKSIIRDHLGNPVYYLSQILDISESLQAETDLQNVSRLLDQVAGLAKIGGWDLDLKTNKASWTNVTKKIHEVPDDYNPSVEGGIQFFQSEESNRKISEAVSSLLAEGKEYDLELEMVTAKGNQTWIRTIGRAEYENGKIIKIYGIIQDINERKKWEMALAAQTAILWSFVEHAPAAVAMLDQEMRYVALSQRWIEDYKIPLTKEEIIGKSHYEIFPNISKDWKDIHSRGLRGEILKRDEDVWRPPGWGKDQVIQWEIRPWKQLGGGIGGILMFTRDITEAYETKLELKAAKEFAEKAYSAKSEFLANMSHEIRTPLNGIIGYSDLLAETLENSSYNEYAQIVKQSANALLNIVNDILDFSKAEAGKLQLAEEPNNLKKMVLEAIKIVNIQAMMKALDIQFHIDEKIPPVLMFDSNRLRQVILNLLGNAIKFTESGFVECNVRRLEEPNSDFVKLRISVKDTGIGIAEDSQEKIFDSFTQEDFSTTRKFGGTGLGLAICKQLLALMQSDLKLKSKLNQGSEFYFDITLRIPQFDPQLSTLQTEEKELNEDDIVSSGTARILVVEDNPVNLGLMKNFIKRILPEVIILEAQNGEEAIRVFQEEMPSLILMDIQMPVMNGYDATKEIRKHSKGKTLPIIAVTAGIIAGEKDKCLEVGMNDYISKPVQKENLKQTLMRWLDL is encoded by the coding sequence ATGAACCCAATTACCTTTATTGCCAGCAAGCAAGAGTTATGTGAACTTGTGTTGAAAAATGGTTTGCATGGATTTTTGGTTTGGGACAACTCAACAGGAATTGTATATCCAAGCCCAGTGGCTTCAAAGTCAATGGGTATGGAGGAAGGACAACCGTTTCCTGCCGAATGCATCCTGACTCATTCCGGATTCCGCTTGGACACAATTCTTGGGAAAAAGGAATCGGTCATTGGTCGTATTTGTTTTGATCCTAATAATAGTGCTGGTTTTCCTTTCCGAATTTATCCCAAGGAATTTACTGAATCAGGGAAAAAATACATCCTTCTTGTACTAGATACAACCTTGGAAGGAGCAAATAATCCGAATCCTTACATTTTACAGTCTGCTGAATTATCACGAGATTTATTTTCTTCTTCCTTTCGAAACTCAAGTATTGGAATGAAAATTGAAAATCCGCATGGTGAGCTGATTGAGGTGAATCCAATTTTTTGCCAGTGGCTTGGTTATCCTGCAGACGAACTAAAAACAAAGTCAATATCGGAGATTACACACCCAGAAGATTTAGAATTGGAACTTTCTTATTTAGAGAAACTCAATCGCGGATCTATTCAAAGTTTTCAAATTAAAAAACGTTATATTACCAAAGATAAACGTTTGATTTGGGCCGTTTTAAATAAATCGATCATTCGAGATCATTTAGGAAATCCAGTTTATTACCTTTCACAAATCTTAGATATATCCGAGTCATTACAGGCAGAAACAGATTTACAGAATGTATCAAGGTTACTCGACCAAGTGGCAGGACTTGCAAAAATTGGTGGTTGGGACTTGGATTTAAAAACCAATAAAGCGAGTTGGACTAACGTTACTAAAAAAATTCATGAAGTACCTGATGATTACAATCCTAGTGTAGAAGGTGGAATTCAATTTTTCCAATCGGAAGAAAGTAATCGAAAAATTTCGGAAGCTGTATCTTCTCTTTTGGCAGAAGGAAAAGAATATGATTTAGAACTTGAGATGGTGACCGCAAAAGGAAACCAAACTTGGATTCGAACCATTGGCCGCGCTGAATATGAAAATGGGAAAATCATAAAAATTTACGGAATCATCCAAGACATTAATGAACGAAAAAAATGGGAAATGGCTCTTGCTGCACAAACGGCAATTTTATGGTCTTTTGTGGAACATGCTCCGGCCGCTGTTGCCATGTTAGACCAGGAAATGCGTTATGTGGCTCTTAGCCAAAGGTGGATAGAAGATTATAAAATCCCACTGACAAAGGAAGAAATCATTGGAAAAAGCCATTATGAAATTTTTCCAAATATTAGCAAGGACTGGAAAGACATTCATTCACGCGGATTACGTGGAGAAATCTTAAAACGTGATGAGGATGTTTGGAGACCTCCAGGTTGGGGAAAAGACCAGGTGATCCAATGGGAGATTCGACCTTGGAAACAATTGGGAGGTGGCATAGGAGGGATCTTGATGTTCACTCGAGATATCACCGAAGCTTATGAAACCAAACTTGAGTTAAAGGCAGCTAAAGAATTTGCTGAAAAAGCCTATAGTGCCAAATCAGAATTTTTAGCAAATATGAGCCACGAAATTAGAACCCCACTCAACGGGATCATTGGTTATTCCGATTTACTTGCGGAAACATTAGAAAATTCATCCTATAATGAATACGCTCAAATTGTAAAACAGTCAGCAAATGCTTTACTAAATATTGTAAATGATATTTTGGATTTTTCAAAGGCAGAAGCTGGAAAGTTACAACTGGCGGAAGAACCGAATAATTTAAAGAAAATGGTCTTGGAAGCAATTAAAATTGTCAATATCCAAGCGATGATGAAAGCCTTAGACATTCAGTTCCATATAGATGAAAAAATTCCTCCTGTTTTGATGTTTGATTCCAATCGTTTGCGACAAGTAATTTTAAACTTACTTGGCAATGCGATCAAATTTACTGAAAGCGGATTTGTGGAATGTAACGTCAGAAGATTGGAAGAACCCAATTCCGATTTCGTGAAACTAAGAATTTCAGTGAAGGATACAGGGATTGGAATTGCTGAAGATAGCCAAGAAAAAATATTTGATTCTTTTACTCAGGAAGATTTTTCTACAACGCGAAAGTTTGGTGGGACAGGACTTGGCCTTGCTATCTGCAAACAATTGTTAGCTTTGATGCAGTCTGATTTAAAATTAAAAAGTAAACTGAACCAGGGAAGTGAATTTTATTTTGATATCACACTAAGAATACCTCAATTTGATCCACAACTTAGTACACTCCAAACGGAAGAGAAAGAATTGAACGAAGACGACATCGTTTCTTCTGGGACTGCTCGGATTTTGGTTGTAGAAGACAATCCTGTCAACCTGGGTTTGATGAAAAACTTTATCAAACGAATCCTTCCCGAGGTAATCATTTTGGAAGCGCAAAATGGGGAAGAAGCAATCCGAGTATTTCAGGAAGAAATGCCTTCTCTCATTCTGATGGACATTCAGATGCCAGTGATGAATGGATACGATGCAACAAAAGAAATAAGAAAACATTCCAAAGGAAAAACCTTACCTATCATTGCAGTGACAGCAGGGATCATTGCTGGTGAAAAAGATAAATGCCTTGAGGTTGGAATGAATGACTATATCAGCAAACCAGTCCAAAAGGAAAATTTAAAACAGACTTTGATGAGGTGGTTAGACCTTTAA
- a CDS encoding Tll0287-like domain-containing protein — translation MITIKSLKLRITSLAGTIVFGISCQTRTFDYENIAIAITSEAKTNLVQKLTTAIAEGGTKQAIPFCKLNAVGFTNQLGKKHGVELRRITDKPRNFSNSLSAEEKGIFLEIEKLKTSEGVFPKKTVTSDVSVTVYIPIPVGGLCLQCHGEPNQEIQKDTLAVLEKEYPGDLAKGYRVGDLRGLFSVKFPK, via the coding sequence ATGATTACAATAAAATCCTTAAAGCTTCGGATCACCTCTTTAGCGGGAACTATCGTTTTTGGTATTAGTTGTCAAACTAGGACATTCGATTACGAAAACATTGCAATTGCCATTACAAGTGAAGCCAAAACCAATTTGGTACAAAAACTCACGACTGCGATTGCAGAAGGAGGCACAAAACAAGCCATCCCGTTTTGCAAATTGAATGCAGTCGGGTTTACAAACCAATTAGGTAAAAAACATGGAGTTGAGTTACGAAGGATTACAGACAAACCTAGAAATTTTTCTAATTCACTTTCTGCAGAAGAAAAAGGTATTTTTTTAGAAATAGAAAAATTAAAAACAAGTGAGGGTGTATTTCCAAAGAAAACCGTCACGTCGGATGTTTCTGTGACAGTTTACATACCCATTCCAGTCGGAGGTCTTTGCCTACAATGCCATGGGGAGCCAAACCAAGAGATTCAAAAAGATACCTTGGCTGTATTGGAAAAGGAATACCCTGGTGATCTCGCGAAGGGTTATCGTGTAGGGGATTTAAGAGGACTTTTTTCCGTGAAATTTCCTAAGTAA